The following are encoded together in the Thermococcus sibiricus MM 739 genome:
- a CDS encoding transketolase: MSESLVQLVLSNKLKEMLSEVNNFHLNSSITCLEILKAVIAKKGENDVIILSKGHSAPAFYVILSELGLLSEEELKSFTKMAKLSKLIQLSITTYPEGQGFQKKDVRVN, translated from the coding sequence ATGAGTGAAAGCTTAGTTCAATTAGTCTTAAGTAACAAGCTCAAAGAAATGCTTTCAGAAGTGAACAACTTCCACCTCAACTCCTCTATAACGTGCCTTGAGATCTTAAAAGCGGTAATAGCAAAGAAAGGAGAAAATGACGTGATAATCCTGAGTAAAGGTCACTCAGCTCCGGCATTTTATGTAATCCTTTCGGAACTTGGACTTTTAAGTGAAGAAGAACTGAAAAGTTTTACCAAAATGGCAAAACTTTCAAAGCTTATCCAACTATCAATAACTACTTATCCTGAAGGGCAAGGCTTTCAAAAGAAAGATGTAAGGGTCAATTAA
- a CDS encoding DUF371 domain-containing protein: protein MLRERVTCYGHENVKATHRSTLEITKEDYLTPRGDCIICVKANKGLKELSDEIKEALKSGRKVKIRITADGIVDELEAVGDERLTFENEISMVIRKSEYVDGRTLAIRANKAARDIKRELVKKLRNPEQRVVVEIIVDD, encoded by the coding sequence ATGCTCAGGGAAAGGGTTACCTGTTATGGACATGAAAACGTGAAGGCAACACATCGGTCTACACTGGAGATAACTAAAGAGGATTACCTGACTCCTCGAGGGGACTGTATTATATGTGTAAAAGCAAACAAAGGCCTGAAGGAATTAAGCGATGAGATAAAAGAGGCTTTGAAGAGTGGAAGAAAGGTCAAAATCAGAATAACAGCGGATGGCATTGTTGATGAATTGGAGGCCGTTGGCGATGAGAGATTGACTTTTGAGAACGAGATCTCTATGGTGATAAGGAAGAGTGAATATGTTGATGGTAGAACTCTGGCAATAAGGGCCAATAAGGCCGCAAGGGATATTAAAAGAGAGCTTGTGAAAAAGCTGAGGAATCCAGAGCAAAGGGTTGTTGTTGAGATAATCGTGGATGATTAG
- a CDS encoding thymidine kinase produces the protein MHPEGFLEVITGPMFAGKTSELIKRIERQIFAKRKAALFKPSIDNRYSEDKLVAHNGLSYEAFVIPTTEEGVKMIYQKTKKEGFEVIGIDEVQFFPMSIVEILDKLADEGIYVIASGLNLDFKGDAFEVTKELLAMADNIVYLTAICSVCGREATRTQRLINGKPAPRDSPRILVGGMEAYEARCRKHHIVP, from the coding sequence ATGCATCCAGAGGGATTCTTAGAAGTTATCACGGGTCCAATGTTCGCCGGAAAAACAAGCGAACTCATTAAGAGGATTGAAAGACAAATATTCGCAAAGAGAAAAGCAGCTCTTTTCAAACCCTCAATAGATAACCGCTACAGTGAAGATAAACTCGTGGCCCACAATGGATTAAGCTATGAGGCCTTTGTTATCCCAACCACAGAAGAAGGAGTAAAAATGATATACCAAAAGACAAAGAAAGAGGGGTTCGAAGTTATAGGAATTGATGAAGTCCAATTCTTCCCGATGTCAATAGTTGAAATTCTCGATAAGCTGGCTGACGAGGGCATTTACGTGATCGCATCTGGTCTGAACTTAGACTTCAAGGGAGACGCCTTTGAGGTTACAAAAGAACTCCTAGCAATGGCCGACAATATAGTGTACTTAACAGCCATATGCAGCGTTTGTGGAAGAGAGGCCACAAGAACTCAAAGACTTATAAATGGAAAACCTGCACCGAGAGATTCACCAAGGATACTCGTGGGCGGCATGGAGGCCTATGAGGCCCGCTGCAGGAAGCATCACATAGTACCTTAG
- a CDS encoding alanyl-tRNA editing protein, translated as MEVKTHTALHVLKGAVVKVLGEEAKWTAAVYVNGNHGRLTIKFNRKPTKEEIAMIEEFANRKIEENAPIKVHELPREEAESRFGEDMYDLFPIPEEIRTLKVVVIEDWNINACNKEHTKTTGEIGQIKIRKVRFRKVKELLEISFDVV; from the coding sequence ATGGAGGTTAAAACCCACACTGCCTTGCATGTGTTAAAAGGAGCAGTTGTTAAAGTTTTAGGTGAAGAAGCAAAATGGACTGCTGCTGTTTATGTTAACGGGAATCATGGTAGGTTAACCATTAAGTTCAACCGAAAGCCCACGAAAGAGGAGATTGCAATGATTGAAGAGTTTGCTAATAGGAAGATCGAGGAAAATGCTCCAATCAAAGTGCATGAGCTTCCAAGAGAAGAGGCAGAGAGCAGGTTTGGAGAAGACATGTACGACCTTTTTCCAATTCCTGAAGAGATAAGAACTCTTAAAGTTGTTGTTATTGAGGACTGGAATATTAATGCATGTAACAAAGAGCACACAAAAACTACCGGAGAAATAGGGCAAATAAAAATCAGGAAGGTGAGGTTTAGGAAAGTCAAAGAACTCCTTGAAATAAGCTTCGATGTAGTCTAA
- a CDS encoding aspartate kinase encodes MVYKLSAKSRVVIKFGGSSVRDSFSEALRLVQKLYEGNEVVIVLSALKGVTDLLLKLAESKSPEFLKEFEEIYLRTIERLGIELSIENEIRELKFILRNEKAFPSRKAYIDHVLSFGERLSVKLFSKALEDEGIKSTPVDAFYLIETNGSFGNAKVDLKKTKDKIWIVEEILKRGRVPVITGFLGNFNGFRTTLGRGGSDYTASVLGRLLNARAVLIMSDVKGIYTADPKIVRDAKLIPFASYEEVSTASMLGMKALHERAVEPVKGKIPIILGKTNNQHLGTLISKINAGMPILTYKIINENLASIGVVGVSEVNINAQIYKRGRNWICFLVKREELENTLNAIHEVIFQ; translated from the coding sequence GTGGTTTACAAACTCTCCGCTAAGTCGAGGGTGGTTATTAAATTTGGAGGAAGTTCAGTTAGGGACTCTTTTAGTGAAGCTTTAAGACTTGTTCAAAAGCTCTATGAAGGGAATGAAGTTGTAATTGTTCTGTCCGCATTAAAAGGCGTTACAGACTTACTATTGAAGCTAGCAGAAAGTAAAAGCCCAGAGTTTCTCAAAGAGTTCGAAGAAATATACTTGAGAACAATTGAAAGGCTTGGAATCGAATTGAGCATTGAAAATGAGATCAGAGAACTTAAATTCATCCTGAGAAATGAAAAAGCATTCCCAAGCAGGAAAGCATACATAGACCACGTCTTGTCATTCGGAGAGAGATTGTCAGTAAAACTTTTTTCAAAGGCCTTGGAAGATGAGGGAATCAAAAGCACTCCAGTTGATGCTTTTTATCTAATAGAAACAAACGGGAGTTTCGGTAACGCTAAAGTTGACTTAAAGAAAACAAAAGATAAGATTTGGATAGTGGAGGAAATACTAAAGAGGGGTAGAGTTCCTGTTATTACGGGGTTTCTCGGGAATTTTAATGGCTTCAGAACTACACTGGGAAGGGGAGGGAGTGACTACACTGCCTCAGTTTTAGGACGTCTCTTGAATGCTAGGGCAGTTTTGATCATGAGCGATGTTAAGGGAATCTACACAGCTGATCCTAAGATAGTCAGAGATGCTAAGCTAATCCCCTTTGCATCTTATGAAGAAGTTTCGACTGCTTCAATGCTTGGGATGAAGGCCTTGCATGAAAGGGCTGTTGAACCGGTAAAGGGAAAAATACCTATAATTCTGGGGAAAACAAATAATCAGCACTTAGGGACGCTTATTTCAAAAATAAATGCCGGAATGCCAATATTGACCTACAAAATCATCAATGAGAACCTTGCAAGCATAGGGGTTGTTGGAGTAAGCGAAGTGAACATCAATGCTCAGATCTACAAGAGGGGCAGAAATTGGATTTGCTTTCTTGTAAAAAGGGAAGAGCTTGAAAATACTTTAAATGCCATACACGAGGTGATTTTCCAATGA
- a CDS encoding glycerate kinase type-2 family protein — protein sequence MINREELLSQGDIKSKEIALNLMEETIKSADPYEAIKRALKVEDNRLIIKEREFPIKGKIYVLAFGKAACSMAQAVEEILDDKIAEGIAVTKYGYSLPLKKIKVIEAGHPIPDESSMKGAHLGVELAKKVGENDILLVLISGGGSALFMLPEDGISLEDKMKTNELLLKSGAKIYEINTVRKHISKVKGGKLAKLVKGTLISLVLSDVVGDPLEAIASGPTVKDPTTFQDAYRLLKLYNVWEKLPQSVKRHIELGIEGEREETLKEDLPNVHNFLIASNSLACEAAKRKAEELGLNAYILTTTLEGEAREVAIAFGSIIEEIYHRERPFKRPCVLIAGGETTVTIEGEPGLGGPNQEFALSIARKIAGLKGVAVLAMDTDGTDGPTDAAGGLVDSYTLETLKKRDIDVEEFLKAHNAYEALKEVNALLLTGPTRTNVNSIIIAVIL from the coding sequence ATGATAAATCGAGAGGAGCTTTTGTCCCAGGGTGATATTAAATCTAAAGAAATTGCCCTCAATCTCATGGAAGAGACCATAAAAAGCGCTGACCCATATGAGGCCATCAAAAGGGCCCTAAAAGTGGAAGATAATAGGCTTATCATTAAAGAAAGGGAGTTCCCTATAAAGGGAAAAATCTACGTCTTGGCCTTTGGGAAGGCCGCTTGTTCTATGGCCCAGGCAGTTGAGGAGATCCTAGATGATAAAATAGCTGAGGGAATTGCGGTTACAAAGTACGGGTACTCATTGCCACTTAAAAAGATTAAGGTGATTGAAGCCGGCCACCCAATTCCGGATGAAAGCTCAATGAAAGGGGCCCATTTGGGGGTTGAACTTGCCAAGAAAGTCGGGGAAAATGATATTCTCCTAGTGCTGATCTCGGGTGGTGGTTCGGCGCTCTTCATGCTCCCCGAGGATGGAATAAGCCTGGAGGACAAGATGAAAACAAATGAGCTCCTCCTCAAAAGTGGTGCTAAGATCTATGAAATTAACACCGTTAGAAAGCATATCTCAAAAGTCAAAGGTGGAAAATTGGCAAAACTCGTTAAAGGGACTTTAATAAGCTTAGTTCTCTCCGATGTGGTGGGCGATCCTCTCGAAGCAATAGCCTCCGGGCCAACTGTAAAGGACCCAACAACTTTTCAAGATGCTTATAGGCTCCTAAAGCTCTACAACGTTTGGGAAAAGCTACCCCAGAGTGTTAAGAGGCACATAGAACTTGGCATTGAAGGAGAGAGGGAAGAAACGCTAAAAGAGGATTTACCCAATGTGCACAACTTCCTTATCGCGAGCAATTCTCTTGCCTGCGAAGCGGCAAAGAGAAAAGCGGAGGAATTGGGATTAAATGCTTACATTTTAACGACCACATTAGAAGGGGAAGCGAGAGAGGTTGCCATAGCCTTTGGTTCTATTATTGAGGAAATATATCACAGAGAAAGGCCCTTTAAGAGACCTTGTGTTTTAATAGCCGGTGGGGAGACAACGGTAACGATAGAGGGTGAACCCGGTCTTGGGGGGCCGAATCAGGAGTTCGCTTTAAGCATAGCAAGAAAAATAGCGGGCCTTAAGGGAGTTGCGGTTTTGGCAATGGACACGGATGGCACGGATGGCCCAACGGATGCAGCAGGAGGTTTAGTGGACTCTTATACACTGGAAACTTTGAAGAAGAGAGATATTGATGTGGAAGAGTTTCTTAAAGCTCACAATGCATACGAAGCATTGAAAGAAGTTAATGCTTTGTTATTAACAGGGCCAACGAGGACAAACGTTAACTCCATAATTATTGCTGTTATTCTCTAA
- a CDS encoding 30S ribosomal protein S17e: MGNIKQGFIKRTARELFDRYPNEFTRDFEHNKKKVEELTNITSKTMRNRIAGYVTRLVRLKEEGKIL, translated from the coding sequence ATGGGAAATATCAAACAAGGTTTCATTAAGAGAACCGCGAGAGAACTATTTGATAGATATCCAAATGAATTCACAAGAGACTTCGAGCACAACAAGAAGAAAGTTGAGGAACTCACAAACATTACCAGCAAAACTATGCGAAACAGAATAGCGGGATATGTTACAAGGCTCGTAAGGCTTAAAGAAGAAGGAAAAATCCTTTAA
- the rbcL gene encoding type III ribulose-bisphosphate carboxylase, producing the protein MPEKFDKIYDYYVDKNYEPNFKRDIVAVFRITPTDGYTIEQAAGAVAAESSTGTWTTLYPWYEEERWSDLSAKAYYFHDMGDGSWIVRVAYPAHAFEEWNLPGLLASIAGNVFGMKRVKGLRLEDLYLPEIVLRDFSGPNKGIKGVRETLEIKDRPIYGVVPKPKVGYSPEELEKLSYELLSAGADYIKDDENLTGPWYNRFEERADVMARVIDRVEAETGEKKTWFANITADIREMENRLEILAEYGLPHAMVDVVIVGWASLEYIRDLAEDYDIALHAHRAMHATFTRNHYHGISMFVLAKLYRIIGLDQLHVGTAGAGKLEGEKWDVIQNARILREEHYKPDKNDVFHLDQKFYHIKPAFPTSSGGLHPGNLPQVINALGSDIVLQLGGGTLGHPDGPAAGAKAVRQALDAIMQGISLDEYAKTHKELARALEKWGHVTPV; encoded by the coding sequence ATGCCAGAAAAGTTTGATAAGATATATGACTACTATGTTGACAAGAACTATGAGCCAAATTTTAAAAGAGATATAGTAGCAGTTTTCAGAATAACCCCCACAGATGGTTACACCATAGAGCAAGCTGCCGGCGCTGTGGCAGCTGAAAGCTCTACTGGGACATGGACTACTCTCTATCCATGGTATGAAGAAGAAAGGTGGAGCGATCTTTCAGCTAAAGCCTATTACTTCCATGATATGGGAGATGGGAGCTGGATAGTAAGAGTAGCCTATCCTGCACACGCTTTTGAAGAGTGGAATCTCCCCGGCCTGCTTGCATCAATAGCCGGTAACGTTTTTGGAATGAAGAGAGTAAAAGGACTAAGGCTTGAAGATCTTTACCTACCTGAAATAGTACTCAGAGATTTTAGCGGGCCCAACAAAGGGATTAAAGGTGTAAGAGAAACACTCGAAATCAAAGATAGGCCCATTTATGGTGTGGTTCCTAAGCCAAAGGTTGGATATTCTCCAGAAGAATTGGAAAAGCTTTCTTATGAACTTCTTTCAGCAGGGGCCGATTACATAAAAGACGATGAGAATTTAACAGGGCCATGGTACAACCGCTTTGAAGAAAGGGCCGACGTAATGGCAAGAGTTATAGATAGAGTGGAAGCAGAAACTGGAGAAAAGAAAACATGGTTCGCTAACATAACAGCTGATATCAGAGAAATGGAAAACAGACTTGAAATTCTAGCTGAATACGGCCTACCTCACGCCATGGTCGATGTTGTAATAGTTGGATGGGCCAGCCTAGAGTACATACGAGATTTAGCAGAAGACTATGACATTGCCTTACACGCCCATCGGGCTATGCATGCCACCTTCACAAGAAACCACTACCATGGAATATCGATGTTCGTTCTTGCAAAGCTTTACAGGATTATAGGCCTTGACCAGCTCCACGTTGGAACTGCCGGAGCTGGAAAGCTCGAAGGTGAAAAGTGGGACGTAATCCAAAACGCAAGAATCCTAAGAGAAGAGCACTACAAGCCAGATAAGAATGATGTTTTCCATCTAGATCAGAAGTTCTATCACATTAAACCTGCTTTCCCAACAAGCTCTGGTGGACTTCACCCAGGGAACCTGCCCCAAGTCATAAATGCTCTTGGAAGTGATATTGTACTTCAACTAGGCGGGGGAACTTTGGGACACCCAGATGGACCAGCTGCTGGAGCTAAAGCCGTTAGACAGGCATTGGATGCAATCATGCAGGGGATTTCATTAGATGAGTACGCCAAAACTCACAAAGAGCTGGCAAGGGCTCTCGAAAAATGGGGTCATGTGACTCCAGTTTGA
- the asd gene encoding aspartate-semialdehyde dehydrogenase — protein sequence MEVAILGATGLVGQSFVRLLENHPWFDVKYLIASQRSKGRKFRELATWEVSEEIGEMRIESLEEFDGNVDLVFSALPSSIAGNVEEKLAEKIPVFSNASSHRYEGDVPILVPEVNGEHLSLVEAQREKRGWEGFIVTNPNCSTAILVISLKALSKFGIQRVNVVTMQAISGAGFSGLSAMQIFDNVIPYIEKEEWKVENESRKILGKLENNKITPASFEISVITTRVPVSHGHTEAVFVELEEDPTVEELKKSFESFDPLGSLKLPSYAKPLLYKEIPQPKFHRDFGGGMTVTFGRMEKIEEGKFKYITLGHNLIRGAAGGSILNAELAHVCGIL from the coding sequence ATGGAGGTAGCAATTTTAGGAGCGACAGGATTGGTGGGCCAGAGCTTTGTAAGACTCTTGGAGAACCATCCTTGGTTCGATGTGAAATACCTCATAGCTTCTCAGAGATCGAAAGGGAGGAAGTTTAGAGAACTAGCTACGTGGGAGGTATCTGAGGAGATAGGAGAGATGAGGATAGAAAGCCTAGAAGAGTTTGATGGAAATGTGGATCTAGTCTTTTCGGCCCTTCCGTCTTCAATTGCTGGAAATGTTGAAGAAAAGCTTGCAGAGAAAATTCCAGTATTTTCCAATGCCTCCTCACACCGATATGAGGGAGACGTTCCCATTTTGGTTCCCGAGGTAAACGGAGAACATTTAAGTTTAGTTGAAGCGCAGAGGGAAAAACGCGGTTGGGAAGGTTTCATAGTCACGAATCCAAACTGTTCTACGGCGATTTTGGTGATTTCACTCAAGGCCCTTTCAAAGTTTGGAATACAGAGAGTTAACGTAGTGACTATGCAGGCCATTTCTGGAGCGGGATTTAGTGGACTTTCGGCCATGCAGATTTTTGATAATGTGATTCCATACATTGAAAAAGAGGAGTGGAAGGTCGAGAACGAGTCAAGGAAAATACTTGGAAAACTCGAGAATAACAAAATAACCCCAGCAAGCTTTGAAATCTCGGTAATAACAACAAGGGTTCCAGTTTCACACGGGCATACTGAGGCAGTGTTTGTTGAACTTGAGGAGGATCCAACTGTTGAGGAGCTTAAGAAATCATTTGAATCTTTTGATCCTTTGGGATCCCTTAAGCTTCCGTCATATGCAAAGCCGCTCCTTTATAAGGAAATCCCTCAACCCAAATTTCATAGGGACTTTGGCGGAGGAATGACAGTTACCTTTGGGAGGATGGAGAAAATTGAAGAAGGGAAATTTAAATATATCACATTGGGCCATAACCTAATTAGAGGGGCTGCTGGTGGCTCAATCTTAAACGCTGAACTGGCGCATGTATGTGGAATCCTATGA
- a CDS encoding ArsR/SmtB family transcription factor, producing MEEHGRLLDVLGNETRRRILLLLTKRPYFISELSKELNVGQKAVLEHLRILEGAGLIEGRVEKIPRGRPRKYYQIKRGIRLEVLLTPYSFGTEMYEPKAPRTTKEYEEVKQLIKSRGPVEIKVKELADFLNEIEERIEEYMKMKSELEEVRMLAETYMRNLMMRVAKESEDHFDELLEEFEEILPRELIEELKRIKKEFCI from the coding sequence ATGGAAGAGCATGGAAGATTACTGGATGTCCTTGGAAATGAAACAAGGAGGAGGATATTATTGTTACTTACGAAAAGGCCTTATTTTATTAGTGAGCTTTCTAAAGAACTTAATGTGGGCCAGAAAGCGGTTCTTGAACATTTGCGAATTCTAGAAGGAGCGGGGTTGATAGAGGGAAGGGTGGAGAAAATCCCGAGAGGAAGGCCGAGAAAGTATTATCAAATCAAGCGCGGCATTAGGCTGGAGGTTCTTTTGACTCCCTATTCATTTGGAACGGAAATGTATGAGCCAAAGGCCCCAAGGACCACTAAAGAGTATGAGGAAGTAAAGCAGCTCATAAAGTCCAGAGGGCCCGTGGAGATCAAGGTTAAGGAACTTGCAGATTTCTTAAATGAAATCGAGGAAAGAATAGAAGAGTACATGAAGATGAAGAGTGAGCTTGAGGAAGTTAGAATGTTGGCTGAAACTTATATGCGAAATCTCATGATGAGAGTTGCCAAGGAAAGTGAAGATCACTTTGATGAGCTTTTAGAAGAATTCGAAGAAATACTACCAAGAGAGCTTATTGAAGAGCTAAAAAGGATAAAGAAGGAGTTCTGCATTTAA
- the thrC gene encoding threonine synthase has protein sequence MILKCIECGKEYNPKEVRYRCECGGLLEVLVDLDKVENVFDGKNMTLWKYESFIPVEKRVSLNEGGTPIYRLENLQTELGMKELYVKNEGANPTGSFKDRGMTVGVSKALELGMDKVICASTGNTSASLAAYAAKSNIKAYVLVPSGKIALGKLAQAIVYGAKVVPVRGNFDDALNVVVEASSELGVYMLNSINPFRLEGQKTIAFEIFDQLGFVPDKVILPVGNAGNISAIWKGFRELYEAGFIDKLPKMIGIQAEGASPLARAWKERRDFKPLEKPETIATAIRIGNPANWPKAWRVVEESGGVLESVTDEEILKAQKMLASKEGIFVEPASASSLAGLMKLRNEIEEDESVVLITTGHGLKDPNIILEGFELPEPIEPSLEAFKEVL, from the coding sequence ATGATTTTGAAATGTATAGAGTGTGGAAAGGAATATAATCCAAAGGAAGTTAGGTACAGGTGTGAATGTGGTGGGTTGCTTGAAGTCCTTGTTGATTTAGATAAAGTTGAAAACGTCTTCGATGGTAAAAACATGACATTGTGGAAATACGAGAGCTTCATTCCGGTTGAAAAAAGGGTTTCACTTAATGAAGGTGGAACACCCATTTACCGCTTAGAAAACTTGCAAACTGAGCTTGGAATGAAAGAACTCTACGTGAAAAACGAAGGCGCCAATCCAACGGGCTCTTTTAAGGATAGGGGGATGACTGTGGGGGTTAGCAAGGCCCTGGAGCTTGGTATGGATAAGGTGATCTGTGCCTCTACAGGGAATACCTCAGCATCTTTAGCGGCCTATGCTGCCAAATCAAATATAAAAGCTTATGTTTTAGTCCCAAGTGGGAAAATTGCATTAGGAAAGCTTGCACAGGCAATAGTTTATGGTGCGAAGGTTGTTCCAGTTAGGGGGAACTTTGATGATGCGTTAAATGTCGTGGTGGAAGCCAGCAGTGAGTTGGGTGTTTACATGCTCAATTCCATAAATCCCTTCCGTCTTGAAGGACAAAAAACCATAGCTTTTGAGATCTTTGATCAACTGGGGTTTGTTCCCGATAAGGTTATTCTGCCCGTGGGAAATGCAGGAAACATCTCGGCAATTTGGAAAGGATTTAGAGAGCTTTACGAAGCCGGTTTTATAGATAAACTCCCTAAAATGATTGGAATTCAGGCTGAGGGAGCATCGCCCCTGGCTAGAGCTTGGAAGGAGAGAAGAGACTTCAAACCTCTTGAAAAGCCTGAGACAATTGCAACCGCTATACGGATTGGGAATCCAGCCAACTGGCCAAAAGCTTGGCGGGTCGTTGAAGAGTCTGGAGGGGTTTTAGAAAGTGTGACTGACGAAGAAATATTGAAAGCTCAGAAAATGCTTGCATCAAAGGAAGGAATATTTGTTGAGCCAGCATCTGCTTCCTCTCTTGCCGGGTTAATGAAGCTAAGGAATGAAATCGAAGAAGATGAGAGTGTGGTTCTGATAACGACAGGACACGGCTTGAAGGATCCGAACATAATCCTTGAGGGTTTTGAGCTTCCAGAGCCAATAGAGCCAAGCTTAGAGGCATTCAAGGAGGTTCTTTAA
- a CDS encoding MBL fold metallo-hydrolase, with protein MKVIGDIHLVDNTFANVYLIVRKDKIIAIDAGLPEEYEKVLEYIDSLRRFPEEVETIIVTHAHYDHVGSLKDLKDATGANVAAHEEEIPYLTGEKTFRRTINPVEVEISLKDGDEIHGLKVIHSPGHTPGSICLLDLETKALFVGDLVMEENGKLKEIPHQYSLDPMKNREAIRRLLDVDFVHLLPSHGQPILNEGKEKLRELVGRLEG; from the coding sequence ATGAAAGTTATAGGAGACATTCACCTTGTGGACAATACCTTTGCAAACGTGTACCTAATAGTTAGGAAGGATAAGATTATAGCCATAGATGCGGGCCTGCCAGAGGAATATGAAAAGGTTCTGGAGTATATAGACTCTCTTAGAAGGTTTCCAGAGGAAGTTGAGACTATAATCGTTACCCACGCTCACTATGATCATGTGGGTTCTCTGAAAGACCTTAAAGACGCTACCGGGGCTAATGTAGCGGCCCATGAAGAGGAAATTCCTTATTTGACCGGAGAAAAGACCTTCAGGAGAACGATTAACCCAGTGGAAGTGGAAATAAGTCTAAAAGATGGTGACGAGATTCATGGGTTGAAAGTTATTCATTCTCCAGGACATACGCCGGGGAGCATTTGTTTGCTGGACTTGGAGACCAAAGCACTCTTTGTTGGCGATCTGGTTATGGAAGAGAACGGGAAGTTGAAGGAGATTCCTCACCAGTATTCTTTAGATCCAATGAAGAACAGAGAAGCGATAAGAAGGCTTTTGGATGTTGATTTTGTGCACTTGTTGCCGAGTCACGGCCAGCCGATCTTGAACGAGGGGAAGGAGAAGTTGAGGGAGTTAGTGGGGAGACTTGAAGGATAA
- a CDS encoding homoserine kinase, with protein MRVSVPATIANFGPGFDVFGLCLEKPRDFIRVKLSDEIEVKVEGYKVPEEPDKNVASVSALSLLRQAGVESGFKMKIKKGIRPKSGLGSSGASALGGALAVARLLDIDDKEIILRAALEGEKVASGSPHGDNIVPALFGGFVVLKSLFPLEVFKIDAKLKLVVILPEVEVSTKRAREVLPKHVPLSDAVRNLALASSLVLALENGDIEEVGKLLDDYLAMPYRKPLIPWFDKIRKAALENGAYGVSISGSGPAVFALGENLDEIGRAIVGAFEEERINAEYFISKVGGGAE; from the coding sequence ATGAGAGTCTCAGTTCCAGCAACGATAGCAAACTTTGGGCCAGGATTTGATGTCTTTGGTCTTTGCTTAGAAAAGCCGAGGGATTTCATCAGGGTTAAGCTAAGCGATGAGATTGAAGTAAAAGTTGAGGGTTACAAGGTTCCAGAGGAGCCGGATAAAAATGTGGCCTCTGTTTCAGCTTTATCCCTCTTAAGACAAGCAGGAGTTGAGAGTGGCTTTAAAATGAAGATTAAGAAAGGAATAAGACCAAAAAGTGGGCTTGGTAGTTCCGGAGCCTCTGCTTTGGGAGGAGCTTTAGCAGTTGCGAGGCTTTTGGATATAGATGATAAAGAGATCATCTTAAGAGCAGCTTTAGAAGGGGAAAAGGTTGCATCTGGAAGTCCTCACGGTGATAACATAGTTCCAGCCCTTTTTGGAGGGTTCGTGGTCTTGAAATCCCTATTTCCTCTTGAAGTATTCAAGATAGATGCAAAGCTCAAGTTGGTTGTAATACTGCCAGAAGTGGAAGTAAGCACTAAAAGGGCCAGAGAAGTTCTGCCAAAACATGTCCCATTAAGTGATGCAGTAAGAAATCTGGCTCTAGCAAGTTCTCTGGTTTTAGCTTTAGAAAATGGTGATATAGAAGAAGTCGGAAAGTTGCTGGATGATTATTTGGCAATGCCTTATAGGAAACCCCTAATACCTTGGTTCGACAAGATTAGGAAAGCTGCATTAGAGAACGGGGCCTATGGAGTGTCTATTTCTGGCTCGGGACCAGCAGTATTTGCTTTAGGTGAAAACCTTGATGAGATTGGAAGGGCAATTGTAGGAGCTTTTGAAGAGGAGAGAATTAATGCTGAATACTTTATTAGCAAAGTAGGAGGAGGAGCAGAATGA